From a single Streptomyces misionensis genomic region:
- a CDS encoding protein kinase domain-containing protein, whose product MTVGLTVVSGTGHTWRLTEQIGSGSEGFVYGVDDARPLVAKLVPGPPDPEAFRRRVARLVRRRREPGTVGLLSGTPVRLAWPLVPVHTAAGRTADRVDGYVMTDMRHAYQPFGHLLTAATRRVLLPRATWATALRAALALSRLLAEVHAEDYVVGDLKPDNLWVDETGRVGLADIDSWQFSDGRELFPGRMRTPGYTAPERIGAPAGTPPDTASDDFALAVLVHQLLMSGLHPFAGHPADGGDYLSYDDNVRHGRCRLVDRTSVLLPRHVPPADLLPRRLAELFRAAFTGPLRRPSAADWAEALAAEQAPGRLRACAVNARHVHTVERPWCPWCDQAERGGDSYPGPTREKT is encoded by the coding sequence ATGACCGTGGGACTCACGGTGGTGTCCGGGACCGGACACACATGGCGGCTCACCGAGCAGATCGGCAGTGGTTCCGAGGGATTCGTGTACGGCGTCGACGACGCCCGCCCCCTCGTCGCGAAACTCGTCCCCGGCCCGCCCGACCCCGAGGCGTTCCGGCGCCGCGTGGCCCGCCTGGTGCGCCGCCGCCGCGAGCCCGGCACCGTCGGCCTGCTCTCCGGCACCCCCGTCCGGCTGGCCTGGCCGCTGGTCCCGGTGCACACGGCCGCCGGCCGGACCGCGGACCGCGTCGACGGTTACGTGATGACCGACATGCGCCACGCCTACCAGCCGTTCGGTCACCTCCTCACCGCCGCCACCCGCCGTGTCCTGCTGCCCCGGGCGACCTGGGCGACCGCCCTGCGCGCCGCCCTCGCCCTGTCCCGGCTGCTGGCCGAGGTGCACGCCGAGGACTACGTGGTGGGCGATCTCAAGCCCGACAACCTCTGGGTCGACGAGACCGGCCGGGTCGGCCTGGCGGACATCGACTCCTGGCAGTTCAGCGACGGCCGCGAGCTGTTCCCGGGCCGGATGCGCACCCCCGGGTACACCGCCCCCGAGCGGATCGGCGCGCCCGCGGGCACACCGCCGGACACCGCGTCCGACGACTTCGCCCTGGCCGTCCTGGTCCATCAGCTCCTCATGTCCGGACTGCACCCCTTCGCCGGGCACCCCGCGGACGGCGGCGACTACCTGTCGTACGACGACAACGTGCGCCACGGCCGCTGCCGGCTCGTGGATCGCACGTCGGTGCTGCTGCCGCGCCATGTGCCGCCCGCCGACCTGCTGCCCAGACGGCTCGCCGAGCTGTTCCGGGCGGCGTTCACCGGCCCGCTCCGGCGCCCGTCGGCGGCCGACTGGGCCGAGGCCCTCGCGGCCGAGCAGGCCCCCGGCCGGCTGCGGGCGTGCGCGGTGAACGCCCGCCACGTCCACACCGTGGAACGGCCGTGGTGCCCGTGGTGCGACCAGGCCGAGCGGGGCGGCGACAGCTACCCCGGCCCCACGCGGGAGAAGACGTGA
- a CDS encoding PP2C family serine/threonine-protein phosphatase, translating into MIIAGASVQGTAHLAAAQGCQDAFKAVDLGGAAVLAVSDGAGSRDRSALGAHIAVDAACRLLTEDLPDTRETPETWTRWIAGRGRRVVEEYLRAVSGVLGTDAGPADPGLLGATLTATAVAPPWLAFVSLGDGFATLVTRDHRCHLVLAPPTGPSGFLSSPGAALRVRTFVVWEPELAAVVLATDGCAPLALDHPSVRGLPAEAGPLPAERFFLGLTATLRGNDGDAEPLRRSLSGPKAGRTGDDLTVLCALAEGG; encoded by the coding sequence GTGATCATCGCGGGCGCCTCCGTCCAGGGCACCGCCCACCTGGCCGCCGCGCAGGGCTGCCAGGACGCCTTCAAGGCGGTCGACCTCGGCGGTGCGGCGGTGCTGGCCGTCTCCGACGGGGCCGGCAGCCGGGACCGCAGTGCCCTGGGCGCCCACATAGCGGTCGACGCGGCGTGCCGGTTGCTGACCGAGGACTTACCGGACACCCGGGAGACGCCGGAGACATGGACCCGGTGGATCGCGGGGCGGGGGCGCAGGGTGGTCGAGGAGTATCTGCGCGCGGTGTCGGGGGTGCTGGGCACGGACGCCGGTCCGGCGGACCCCGGCCTGCTGGGCGCCACCCTCACCGCGACGGCCGTCGCCCCGCCCTGGCTGGCCTTCGTCTCCCTCGGCGACGGCTTCGCCACCCTGGTGACCCGCGACCACCGCTGCCACCTGGTCCTCGCACCGCCCACCGGCCCGTCCGGCTTCCTCTCCTCCCCGGGCGCGGCCCTGCGCGTGCGCACCTTCGTCGTCTGGGAACCGGAACTCGCCGCGGTGGTCCTGGCCACCGACGGCTGCGCACCCCTCGCCCTCGACCACCCCTCGGTGCGCGGACTGCCCGCCGAGGCGGGCCCGTTACCGGCCGAACGCTTCTTCCTCGGCCTCACCGCCACGCTCCGCGGCAACGACGGGGACGCCGAGCCCCTGCGCCGCAGCCTCTCCGGGCCAAAGGCCGGCCGGACCGGCGACGACCTGACCGTCCTGTGCGCTCTGGCCGAAGGGGGATGA
- a CDS encoding vWA domain-containing protein: MSVHGIEFGSGYDERQPVVLLLDTSASMGRPVRQPRIDELNDALSRWFDGVRAHDRLRTRVEVCLITFDSAVRVYDPGAGRLVPVEQADPDRLFVPADGMHPPVLRAGGLTRLTRAVDTALELARTRYRALQRQRVPVRRPFLWVLTDGAPSDDQGRPLDETALAGTADRVRAGEAKGEWVFQVIGVRGADLPMLRVLAPKATSALEHLDFGRILELLFQSTDDSSPDQDADLIHRQVEDRAARLARMEEIERGLL, encoded by the coding sequence ATGAGCGTCCACGGCATCGAGTTCGGGTCCGGGTACGACGAACGGCAGCCCGTCGTCCTCCTCCTGGACACCTCCGCCTCCATGGGCCGGCCGGTGCGGCAGCCGCGGATCGACGAGCTCAACGACGCGCTGTCCCGCTGGTTCGACGGGGTCCGCGCGCACGACCGGCTGCGCACCCGGGTGGAGGTCTGCCTCATCACCTTCGACTCGGCGGTGCGCGTCTACGACCCCGGCGCGGGCCGGCTGGTCCCGGTCGAACAGGCCGACCCCGACCGGCTGTTCGTGCCGGCGGACGGCATGCACCCGCCCGTGCTGCGCGCCGGCGGCCTGACCCGGCTGACGCGGGCCGTGGACACCGCCCTGGAACTGGCCCGCACGCGCTACCGCGCACTCCAGCGGCAACGGGTGCCGGTCCGGCGGCCCTTCCTGTGGGTCCTGACGGACGGCGCGCCGAGCGACGACCAGGGCCGCCCGCTGGACGAGACGGCCCTCGCCGGCACGGCGGACCGGGTGCGCGCCGGCGAGGCGAAGGGCGAGTGGGTCTTCCAGGTGATCGGGGTGCGCGGCGCCGACCTGCCCATGCTGCGGGTGCTCGCCCCGAAGGCCACCTCCGCCCTGGAGCACCTGGACTTCGGCCGCATCCTCGAACTGCTCTTCCAGAGCACCGACGACAGCAGCCCGGACCAGGACGCCGACCTCATCCACCGGCAGGTCGAGGACCGGGCCGCCCGGCTCGCCCGCATGGAGGAGATAGAGAGGGGCCTGCTGTGA
- a CDS encoding macro domain-containing protein, with protein sequence MAPPSIDHASVLGELQVVRRAGLLRLRGSELPALETAAASSVTARTRESAVEALLRRAVGQLDAGTLRTAAEYTLGLAQGTRDWPAASRRARAAQVYRVSEERFRKHHEVMVLGQVAEHIVALAQGGADAPEEDEQEGGTHRFVDVPAGGRTVRLTLHVHPVDLLRDVDVVVSPANTYLALPEPYKSSVSASLRRAASVRGVTGDLLDDPVHDELRKWLARHGTSGRPVLPGTVAATGSGALARSGVRRIYHAAVAVPRAGTNDYDVLPADITRATSRALALLAEEHDRYDPPLRSVCFPLLGSGRGGLPHRVSAAAVWSAVEAELARGARWDVHFVVHTPEAARAVERIPARMRPVRDQSAPGRSG encoded by the coding sequence ATGGCACCGCCGTCCATCGACCATGCGTCGGTTCTCGGGGAATTACAGGTGGTTCGGCGGGCGGGACTGCTGCGGCTGCGCGGCAGCGAACTGCCCGCCCTGGAAACGGCCGCGGCCTCCTCGGTGACCGCGCGCACCCGCGAGAGCGCCGTGGAGGCGCTGCTGCGCCGCGCGGTGGGGCAGCTCGACGCGGGCACCCTGCGCACCGCCGCCGAGTACACGCTGGGCCTGGCCCAGGGCACCCGGGACTGGCCGGCCGCCTCCCGCCGGGCCCGCGCGGCGCAGGTGTACCGGGTGAGCGAGGAGCGCTTCCGCAAGCACCACGAGGTGATGGTGCTGGGGCAGGTGGCCGAGCACATCGTGGCCCTGGCGCAGGGCGGAGCCGACGCCCCGGAGGAGGACGAGCAGGAGGGCGGCACCCACCGGTTCGTGGACGTGCCGGCCGGCGGGCGGACCGTACGGCTCACCCTCCATGTGCACCCCGTCGACCTGCTGCGGGACGTGGACGTGGTGGTCTCCCCGGCCAACACCTACCTCGCGCTGCCCGAGCCGTACAAGTCCTCGGTCTCCGCCTCGTTGCGCCGGGCCGCCTCCGTGCGCGGGGTGACCGGCGACCTGCTGGACGACCCGGTCCACGACGAACTGCGCAAGTGGCTGGCCCGGCACGGCACTTCGGGACGCCCGGTGCTCCCGGGCACGGTCGCGGCCACCGGTTCCGGCGCCCTCGCGCGATCCGGCGTACGGCGCATCTACCACGCGGCGGTGGCCGTGCCCCGGGCCGGCACCAACGACTACGACGTGCTGCCCGCCGACATCACCCGCGCCACCTCCCGCGCGCTCGCGCTGCTCGCCGAGGAGCACGACCGGTACGACCCGCCGCTGCGCTCGGTCTGCTTCCCGCTGCTCGGATCCGGGCGCGGCGGACTTCCGCACCGGGTGAGCGCGGCCGCCGTGTGGAGCGCCGTCGAGGCGGAACTGGCGCGCGGCGCACGCTGGGACGTGCACTTCGTGGTGCACACCCCGGAGGCCGCCCGCGCGGTGGAGCGGATACCGGCCAGGATGCGCCCGGTGCGCGACCAGTCGGCGCCCGGCCGGTCCGGTTGA
- a CDS encoding RES family NAD+ phosphorylase, translating into MLTVSPSVYRFRPHWEVLPAGTHLWRMHSSRFAAEEFKPFDPDDPAPGRFHGTPEDPYPCLYAATEPETALAETLLRSVRFDPQTSMRLVPWAAVRGKSLNAVRTRCELKLVSLRSGAALAAVCQDHLLLENEGPRHYRDTRRWAREIRAQAPEAMGMIWDSKRNPPQRSLVLFGDRLADHPDGPLEALPYRSIADLGSPEGVKEVNQLLEPLRSAVREPLRR; encoded by the coding sequence ATGCTCACCGTCTCGCCCTCCGTGTACCGCTTCCGGCCGCACTGGGAGGTGCTGCCCGCCGGCACCCACCTGTGGCGGATGCACTCGTCCCGGTTCGCGGCCGAGGAGTTCAAGCCCTTCGACCCGGACGACCCCGCGCCCGGCCGCTTCCACGGCACCCCCGAGGACCCGTACCCCTGTCTCTACGCGGCGACCGAGCCGGAGACCGCGCTCGCCGAGACCCTGCTGCGCTCGGTCCGCTTCGACCCGCAGACCAGCATGCGGCTGGTGCCCTGGGCGGCGGTGCGCGGCAAGTCGCTGAACGCCGTGCGCACCCGGTGCGAGCTGAAACTGGTCTCGCTGCGCTCCGGAGCGGCGCTCGCCGCCGTCTGCCAGGACCACCTGCTGCTGGAGAACGAGGGACCCAGGCACTACCGGGACACACGCCGCTGGGCCCGGGAGATCCGCGCCCAGGCACCCGAGGCCATGGGGATGATCTGGGACTCGAAGCGCAACCCGCCACAGCGGTCCCTGGTCCTCTTCGGGGACCGTCTCGCGGACCACCCGGACGGACCGCTCGAGGCACTGCCGTACCGCAGCATCGCGGACCTCGGTTCACCGGAGGGCGTCAAGGAGGTCAACCAGCTGCTGGAACCGCTGCGTTCGGCGGTCAGGGAGCCGCTGCGCCGCTGA